ataataataataatgataataataataacaataataacaacaacaataataaacctttctacaataggcacaaggcctgacatttaggGGACGgagatagtcgatcacatcgacccagtgtttcactggtacttaatctatcgactcccgaaaggatgaaaagcaaaatccatctcggcggactttgaactcagaacgtaaagacagactaaatactgctaagcattttgcccggcatgctaacgcttctgccagttcgtcgccttcaataataataataataataataataataataataataataataataataataatagtaataataataataattataataatcctttctactaacataacaatagtaataataataataataataatcataataaaatataataataataataataataataataatagtaataataataataattataataataatcctttctactaaaataacaacagtaataataataatagtaataataataataataataataataataataataataataataataataataataataacaacaataataacagcaacaacaataataaacaccTAGTAAAGGTCATCTTTATAAATCTGAGCTTTATAAGGTCACGAGAAGAAACAACCAAAGTAACTTGCAAATCTTCAAAATTTATAACACATGGTGATGTGTTTTATGTTTAATATCTGACAGATGTAATCAATCTCTCTACCTCTGTAACCGCTCTGTCTtctgtcctgtctgtctctctttctcttacacacttgcacacatatacatgttatatgcatgtagatattatatataatatatatattatatatatatataatatatctacacacacacaaccagatatatctatatataatattaatatatatatataaatagggcgGTTGttatgtgtggtgtttgtgtgtgctcgtATGAGTTTCTGCTTGtgtttatgcgcgtgtgtgtgtgtgtgtgtgtgtgtgtgtgtgtgtttgtgtgtatgtttattttataaatatacatgcagaaaacaaatgtttgaaaaatatagggaacaaaaattattcacacacacacacacacacacacacgcatgcacacacgcacatgcagacacacacacacacacctgccccctctcacataaacacaaatCCTTGAATTAAAGATCAAACGAACCAAACATTTCAAAGAGGACTCAATacgtattaaatataaataaagcaaataattgTTCTTTACATATTTAATGTTTTAGCAGAAAAAACAGGCTTTTGCTAATTCAAAAGTTCTTCggaaactctctctttctctctcacttcttctccctctctctctcgcacatacacacacacacacacacatataccaacatATAATGCAAATATAGCTGCATCGTCAGAagtttttcaattatattttaaataaagttttaagGATTTGGGCTTTAGTTAATGTACTTGGAGACTTGAAAATGTCGTATTCTCTTACTCATATATCAGTTCAGTAAAcagtaaatgtatacatgcatacatatatacgtacatacaatagACGCTAATATCTTTTCAACTAGGTAGTTGAAAAGAcattagcgtctatttctaaATCAGTAAGTGGCGAAGCACTTAGCTGACCCCTtcttataattatgcatataattatagaatattttttatatacatatatatatagttatatactaatacatataaatacaaatatgaatacatacatacacacacacactcacacacacacatatatatatatatattatatatacacatatacatatacatacatgcatgcgtacacacacacatatatatattatatatatacatacaaatacatatatacatatatatacatataaatgcatacatacatatatatatatatatatatatatatatatatatatatatatatatatatatatatatatatatatacatacacacaccaccagtataaatatatacatatattaataactgGTAGGTACACCATATTACATTATGCAACCCTGATATAGTACGACGTATATTAAAGGGTCATAATTCAATACTGTGTCCCACCAGTGTTATCAGTGCGATTAAGTCACttcttaaaattatttctgcagcattttctatagaaattcgagccagcactgaaagttacgACGTTTTCCTATACAAATACGTCTTCGTAAACAATGCAATTgaaggcaaaaacaaaacaaaaacgtatTTGCTCGAAAACCGTAACAAACActgtttatctatatgtgtatgagatacgtatgtatgcatccatatatatatataaggaatctaatgcgcttggctcaGATTCTcctttggagctggccagatcggagcaatctcaagattaatctgccgaaattgcgaggatgatccggttcttgactgaagctTGAAGGCTTCGAGTCCgtggtttttgtatcgtcttctaaatgttttgcgttcttgtcccagtttgtatttttttacatacatatatatatatatatacacacacgtatatatctacacatacgctcacacaaacgtatgcatgagtgtgcgtgtatatatatctatatgtatttgcaGAGTGTTcttgtttgtacgtatatgtgtgtgtgtataagtgccgTTTGCGTGTGTAGGTGTTTTTGCACCGAGAGTGAATCACCTGGCACCGCATTAGTCATAAAAGAATCTCGGCTGCAAGAAGAACAAACAAAAGGATATCAGTTGAAGACAGGAGCGAAATAAATATAGAACAACATCTAAACATCTCTGGTGACTGACATTTCGCCGGCCCTACTCTATCTACATTGGTGGGTGGTTTCTTACACACCCTACCACCACAACTGCTGCCACCGCAAACGCTGtcgtcaccgccaccaccgccgtcgACACCAAAGCCACccccgcaaccaccaccaccaccaccaccaccaccaccaccaccactctttctgtcttggttttgatttttcctataatataatataatataatataatataatataatataatataatataatatcatataggTTTTGGGTAGCgactttcttcactacttcagggagtgacgaccctgcctgataCGAGTACCGGGTTCAGCTGgatccggctgacagtacccggtatgggcccctatccagtgttacggaaaggagacaacctttaaagaaatccggagtggagccccgtaggcggtttagtgctcgactcgacactcttcctgcagctcctgcaaccaggctggtgccaaacgtaatgctctgcattcCATTGGACtaacgtcagcaaggtcgagagaggaatcctgacgattgggctaccaatatatatatatatatataattaattaagggtagaaattgatatttatcaattaagtccagtggtctagcatattaaaatgcttattgctatggttttgtgctgagtttgatctgagaacataatcttttgtggagaatggcgatttgactgTCTAGcctgttgactgtccacttttcgtgttcagtccttaatatgatatatatatatatgatatatatacatatatatatatatatgataatatatatatcgatctacaATACACAATTCACATTCATCAAACACActattggtcggcccagggttatagtagaagataccttgCTGAAGGTGTCGCGCAATGGGACTGATCCTGAAACCGCATGGTTGCAAAGCCAACTATTTAAACAGAGACAGGCCTGTGCCAaaactgagaagaaaaaaaaaaagaacgagttAGTTGTGAATTAATAAGACcagtttattcttttctactctcggcacaaggcccgaaattttgggggagggggctagtcggttagatcgaccccagtacgcaactggtacttaatttatcgaccctgtaaggatgaaaggcaaagtcgaccttggcggaatttgaactcagaacgtagagagtcGGAATAAAGCTTATGCGAAGACAGGGTAGTTGAAATAAATTCACCGTGGCCATCTCATCATTTAGTCTCTGATTATTTTATCCAATGACTTGTGGagttgcgtggcttagtggttaagattaTTTGGCTTGCGAAAATAacgatagtgagttcgattctcggcggcCCTTTgcattcttcagcaagacactttattacccgttgttccagtccactgagCAGGTGAAAAAgagttgtacctgtatctcaaagggtcagttttgtcacattctgtgttacactgaatctccccgagaactacgttaagtgtacgtgtgtctgtggagtgctcagccacttagacgTTAATTTTACGAACAGACCATCCTGTTGATAGAACCAACTGGAaaactcatcgtcgtaaccgacggaatgccagctATCCACTTTTTCAAAGACAGTAGTATATGGTATGATGCAGTTTGACTGCTACTTcttgcaggtcaagcaaccacatagattCTCCTTCGTTAGCTTATACGTGATAATGTTCACTGGGTATCcgaaaacatttattattaaaaacacCAAAAAATCCTATGTTTGCTTAATGTTACGCTGAAAATAACACGGAATAGCTAGATTGTTAAGTCTGACAATGTTTCCAAAGTCCTCGTTGTGGTTGTTATAATCATAACTATTCGCTCGTTGCATCCTCCGGCCTTCTTCAGGTGCCTGCCGTATGCGAtaacattttctaaattttaaaccAAACTTTCTATTAAATCCACGCGGCTAGATTATTCTCATTCCGTTATCAAATGCTGCcgtggttaactttgcctttcatcccctctcggggtcgataaaataagtaccagttgaaaactaaggtcgatgtaatcgacttatcctctcaaccgaaattgctggccttgtgccaaaatttgaaatcagtattaattgtctctttaaggcggcgagcatgcagaatcgtttgcacgccgggcaaaatactcgacggcattttgcccgtctttacattgtgagttcaaattccgcggaggtcatctttgtttttcgttcctttcagggtcactaaaataagtagcagttgagcgttgggatcgatgtaatcgatttaattcctcctctgaaattgctggcattgtgccaaacttTTAAGCTAATATTCATTGTCTCTTTGATCGCAGGTTGACAGCAAACCTCTCCGATGGTCGTCAAAACCGAGCCTACGAGGAGATTACCCAAACCCTGGGAGCCTTATTTCGAGATTACGACAAAAATGTTGCCCCGCAAATGCACTACTTGCAGCCGGTCATGGTCTCATTGAAAGTAACCGTGGATCACGTTTATTCCTTTGATCCGGCTGAGCAATCATTACATTCTTTGTTAACATTGGAAACGGTAAGTCTCTAAGATGGTTCAGCTTTTGTTTCTCTGTTGTTTAATTACAAGATACtctgttttggtttttgttttctacTGAGGTAAAATCCACCCAGCCAACCATTTTCTCCATCTGCTATTCTGTGGGTAGAGTTCTTTGGCATCTCCACCATAGCGCCCTATCAGAAACAACcatcattaaaattattcaattgTGTTCTGAAGGCaccgtggtctagtggttaggatgttgcattcACATTCGCCAGATCGCAGGTTCGATTTGCACACCGGACAGCATGTACTATTCTTCagcaaaaacactttatttcaggttgctcaTGTGTTGCCTGTGGATGGGCACGTCAAAAGAATAGACCCAAAGTTTCCTCTATGTGTCAGTAGAGTGGCATTTTATCTAGGGGAGTTTTAAAGCAATAAACGATTATGATATGAACTATCTAATGGTGAGAACTACAGAGGTTtgctggcacttattctatcggtctcttttgctgaaatgctaagttacggggacgtaatctgTTTCATCTATAAGATGCAAGGCGCTCATTGTTAGTGCTTCGTGTTTGaagctccgatgaagctataaggtgataCTTAAGCAcgcaagatataatatatatatatatcttatatatcatatatatattatacatattttatatatataatataatatatttgatatatatatatacacacatatatatatatatattatatatatatatatatatatatatttgggtcgccatgcttgaccgctaaatccacatgatttttaaaagattctctgtttatttactcttattcctttctgttgaagagcgtaggctggaaactTAAAAGAGTTTTTCACTTTCcctagcgtcaaactaatacacctgtttgttgttcaaacacctgtcttcgttttttgtttttctataaatttcaactatatatatatttatgtatgtattaatgcgaTGGGGATCAAAAGGTTTTTGACAAATTAACTTGGAAGCAATTACGCGTGTCCTTAGCTAACTGATTACTCTGAAAATAAACGCCAAACGTCGCATGGATATCAGCTGAAAATATAGGATAGCTGTTTACACTTGACTGAACTAGAGCCACATGAGAAgatgtgttttgctcaggaacaacGCACCACCCGCTCCTGGAACCGAAACCACGATTTTGCGATCGtcagtacaacaccctaaccactacggTACACCCTTTCACATATGAAGTTGTAAGATACATGATACGTTTTTAAAGTATGATAATATTTACTGCTATAAAGCCCTACGAGGTTGTATAATACGATGATACGgtaacattaataaaatattttgtatatcatttaCAGAGCTGGTCGGATCGACGTCTCGCTTGGTATCCCACCAAACAGCGAAGCTTTCGCCTCAATAATATATCAGTATGGGAACCAAGTGTCTACTTCGTAAATGCGTAAGTTTGAAAAAATggttatttttactttcattttagcttggttatttttattttcatactagcttaaaagccgcactcCGTGCGAACTattaagctagctcctgcggagggctacTTGGGTCTGCGACAGCCCAAGACAAACGAGAGCTAAACAGCATGACTATGATACGTCTATGATGACTATATGTCCCGGTGATGTTTGATCTGAGGTTAAGGACGGATGAAAATTAATTCTGCAATGGAATCATTCtgttgttccagtcccaagttgaatctCAACTGTTGACCTTTCTGTCTTAAAGTGCTTACCTAGACgaagcgaatgtcatttatctccccttgATCTCTGGCGTCATCTGACAAACGCCACCAAGATGGCGTGAATCatccaagctttacctgctagaaatagcgatCCAAATGCTTTTTAATCAGATCCTAATGCTGGATGTTCaggaaccaaatgaagggcagattttcaatgccGGGATTaccctgattccaaaaaggtctgatatgtctatgtagagcaaatgtaggctGAGATACAGTTATCGCACCCGGACAGACAGAATGTcgcttttattaatatagatgGTAACTGTCGAACAGGCTTTCAATTGTTTGTTGGTTTACTGTATTTCTAACGGTGAGGACGACGAGGAATTGCTTGTGCAATTCAATGCAGAAGAAATACAATCGTTTATCCTTTATCCGTTTTTTGATTAATgcataataaaaagcaaaagcaaacattaatatgCAACTTCTTGCTATTTCCTGTAAATGTCTAATATAAAAGCAAttgtttcaatttatatattttttctcttcctttttttttctattctatacATCAGTTTATCGGCAGTGGACTCCGCCGCTGAACCAGCCATCAGACTGGAATACAACGGCAACTTGAACAAGTATCAGAAAATATCATTGAAGACATACTGTCCGACTGAAAAAGACCAGTACAGTTTCTCCTGTCCGTTCATGCTGAAAACATATCCTTTGCCAAGCACACAAGAACGGCTgagagtaacagattttgaaGTCAATGACAATTTTCAAAGCCACCAGTGGAATGCCGAGGTCAATACCAACAAGACACAGATTTATAATCAAGATCCTGTTGTACTTGTTATCGATCTCGaactgaaataaaaatgatttgtgtttaagtttaaaatataatataattcacaccatgtctccatttctttctcgatttctctgtctttctcagctTGTCCGTCTACTAAAAGATGATATTCATATAATTTGAATTATCTCTCTTGGGGATCATGcactagagcagtggttttcagccggggtccatatgacccttcgGGGTCCATGTAAGACTTTTGGGGGTTCACACCAGCAAAATAGTAGACTGGGAATCCATCGTTGTATcataagggtccatgaaaaaaaatgatactttcgatgtatttattgcaagaagccGCTCGCTCTCTTTCTCAAACGTTTTGCATCGTTCAGTcgacacaagtgaatgtgtgaaaaaacaaaataaaaattttgaaagaagtgttGGCGGGAGACGGGATCCACAAGAATAGGATAACAATCAAAGGGGTCCAGAGATTAAAAAATCGATTGAGAATCATTGTACTAGGGTTTTACCAATTATCTGTCAGATAACACTGAGAATACTTGCCAAGTACAGATGATTTGTGTTTAAGTTTAAAATAGGATCTAATTGGTAATGTGTTtccatctttctgtctatttctgtTTTTCCGTTCCCTGAAAGGAGATGACATTCCTATAATTGGAATTATCTCTCTTAGTTCCTATACAGTAGCGAGTTTTATCTCCCATACGGTAGGTAACGCAGCGAACATACTTTCGCACTTATCGCCATTTGCAGATGAAAGCTGCCATCATTAATAGTAAAacgttaatattgttattaacaatatatatttatctaaaatatacaaagaagaaatttatttaaatcgatttaatctataggcgcaggattggctgtgtggtaagtagtttgcttacgaaccacatggttatatatattttttgtgtgtgtgtttctgtgtttgtccccaacccaCCGATGTTGATGTGATTACGTCTCTGTaatttagtagttcggcaaaagagaccggtagaataagtattacCTTTACAAAGAGTCCCGGGGTCGTTTTGTTCGACTAAGTgtcgaaacatgtaaaagaaaaaatatatatatgtgtatgtgtgtgtgcgtgcgtgcgtgtgtgtgtgcgtgtgcgtgtgtgctgtatatatatatatatatatatatatacacatatatatatatatatatatatatacatatatgcacacacacacacatatatatatatatatatatgcatatatatatacatatatatatacatatgtatatatatgtatgtttgtgtctgtgtttatccccacaaccagttgacaaccggtgttggtgtgttgacatTCCCTTATATAAGCGGTTTCgcacaagagaccaatagaataagtaccaggctagaaaaataaatacttggCTCGATTATTTcgaacggtgccccagcatggtcgcagtctaaagactgaaacgaagaaaaaaaaagtaccctccctccaaaaaacaaaacaagaacaaaaaaatgcAGAATAGAAATTACTGATTCTCATTCTCTAAATAAAATCGATTTGAAGTACGGTGGACATTTGTAAAATGTTCCAAGGATTCTCCATTTGAGGGTTTCCGAGCGAACActtgtacacactcatatatacacatacagtgaaggcgcatggcttagtggttaaggcattcggctcatgattgtaaggtcgtgagttcgattctcggcgacgcattgtggccttgagcaagacactttatttcacattgctccagtccactcagctggcaaaaatgagttgtacctgtatctcaaagggccggtcgtgtcacactctgtgtcacgctgaatctccctgaaaccacattaagggtacacgtgtctgtggagtgctcagccacttgcacgttaatttcacgagcaagctgttccgttgatcggatcagctgggaccctcgacATATGGAATACACAACTCCCTAAAACAAGCATTTCGTCGATTGCGGTGACAAGGGTTTCAGTTGACCCGATGAATGGAATattctgctcgtgaaattaacgtgcagcaagtgtctgagcactccgcagacaagtgtacccctaacgtagttctcggggagattcagcgtgacacagagtgtgacaaggctggtcctttgaataaCAGGTACAATTCATGTTTGCttgctgattggactggagcaacgtgaaataaagtggttaggatattcgtgAGCCGCATATGCTAATCACTTAGCCACGTGACCTCGCACATAGATACTTAGACAGAACGATATCTCGACGAATAAAGATTTCCAAGACCTTTTTTTGGTATAAAGGACgatgaacaaaacaagatacTTTCCATCACAACTTTTCTACCAAGCAAGTGGCTGGCCAGAGTTTACTCTTAATTAAAAGAGGAGAACGTAAATATATTcaaacttatgtgtgtgtgtgtgagtctgtgtgtcccCATGTAccccacaaccgcttgacaaccggtattgttaTGTTTACGTCCACCATAACGTAACGCTTCTGCAAAAGCAACCgatgtatcaggcttaaaaaaagaaaataagtaccataaatcctcgagtataatcctcattttttcccccaaatttaaaggtcagaatccctagtgcgtattatacacgaggttaaaaatgaaaattattttctaagcaatgtccgagtccccatttgctgtccggcaatgtttattcagacacattttgtgatgacgggcgcgaaaataccttaagctaagcctgaaagcaatgaagtcataaaaggatcatccatgacttgcaataagcaacatcccctgcgtattatactcgaggatttaaggTAATGGCGTTGATTCGTTCGAGTGAAATTCTTAAAAACGAGGCTCTGGCATGACTGAAATAAATGATACGCGATAAAAGgaaaagttatttcccttgcatagAAGGCGAAATATTTctaaagttacttcccttgtttGGTACACTTAAAGATAGCTAACGGAGGCGCTGGTTCGTGCGCACATAGGATGAATTAGACATTTTAACGCACAGTTCAAACACAGTGACCAGGATTAGCATCTCTCCTTGGTCAAGAGACACCCAAATATCGATCATTTAATGCAtcgatttataaataatatagaaagaaagataacgtggttgtgtggtatgtagcttgcttaccaaccacatggttccgggttcagccccactgcgtgacagcttgggcaagtgaattctactatagcctcgggccgaccaaagccttgtgagtggatttggtacacggaaactgaaagaagcctatcgtatatatgtatatatatgcttactctggtatatatatatagttaatccaaacataaaaacaccaagagaaaacacaacgcgaggacgtggaacaaatatagtattattggacgctcaggaaggaagggaagaaggagggttttacgtttcgagcggagcccttcgtcagaaacataggaaaaggaaagatccagagaagggaagacggaggaaaaaaaaccgccaacggtacacacacggtcacattttgatatatatatatatatatatatataccggagtaagcacataactgtgaaacaaggtggaaaaaaagagtactcaaatacaagAGGTAAAGtagtatgctttatttaaaagcagcagcaatataacaaaatctgttactaagagtttcatgttcccgttcgtcggacagttttattaaacaaaactgtccgacgaaagggaatgtgaaactctgagtaacaacttttgttatatttctgctgctttcaaataaagcatatatatatacatatataaaattataattaagggtatctgagagataccaccctgctgaaatagcagtcaaaacctgactctaatcGAACATTTATGTggctttagagtcaggttttgactgctatttcagcatggtggtacttctcagatacccttaattataattttaaataattattacctttgtaacgtttttattcccatgctggccccttgataagatcgatattcaaatatcgatcttatccttatttatatatatatatatatatatatatacacacacaggtttcTTCCTTGGTTTGTAGTCTGTGAAGCAGAAAAATAATACTAGTCATCAACCAGctgaacagaaatgaaaataaatttattcctTCGTTTGAGAAGGGCCAATTCTGTTTTTGAATACAAATGTGTTATGGAAATTTTTCATTCATGCACGCCCTTCTCGGGTCAGCATAATTGCAGTTtaatgatcgaaacaagtaaaagaggaaagaaaagataagACAACATTTGTGCGGTTGTGGATgttttgtaagaagtttgcttctcaaccaaatggtCATGGATTCAGTTGtgctttgtggcaccttgggctagtagCTCCTActattgccccagcatgaccaaagccttatgagtgaatttgggagatggtaactgaaagaagcctgtcgcatatatatctgtgtgtgtatctctttgtctgtgtttgtcctccaccaccacttggtgttggtgtgtttacatccctgtaatgtaACAGTTCAGCTAAAAAGATTaacagaataagttccaggcttaaaaacaaaaatgtcctggggtcgatccattcagctaaaaattcttcatgacTGCAGTCTGAACCAAGCAAAACATATAAGATTCCTtctgcataggagtggctgtgtggtaagtagcttgcttaccaaccacatggttccgggttcagtcccactgcatgtcaccttgggcaagttactatagcctcgggccaaccaaagccttgtgagtggatttggtaaacggaaactaaaagaagcctgtcatatatatgtatttatatatatatatatataaaatacaaaatgggacaagaatgcaaaacatctggacaaataggtgatacaaaaagggacaa
Above is a genomic segment from Octopus sinensis unplaced genomic scaffold, ASM634580v1 Contig20068, whole genome shotgun sequence containing:
- the LOC115232226 gene encoding acetylcholine receptor subunit beta-like, coding for MHYLQPVMVSLKVTVDHVYSFDPAEQSLHSLLTLETSWSDRRLAWYPTKQRSFRLNNISVWEPSVYFVNALSAVDSAAEPAIRLEYNGNLNKYQKISLKTYCPTEKDQYSFSCPFMLKTYPLPSTQERLRVTDFEVNDNFQSHQWNAEVNTNKTQIYNQDPVVLVIDLELK